The sequence AAAAGAATGGCAAAATCACAAGAACAGTAAAATTATTTGGATCATTAACCGTTTCCCTTAAAAATACAGACTACAAAATTCAGAACCAACTAGCTTTGAATTATTTCTGAATTATAGTCCATACTGAAAGACTAAACTAAAGCTTTTCAAGAAATGAGAATTTTATAAAGTTTTGTGCCTTAAAAAAGGGTTATAAGGTTTATATAAGCATCATATCTCAAGATTAATACCCACGACCATAAAATATAAATCATGCCAATAAGCACCGATTGAGTGCATTAGAATTTGATAGGATTAGAAATATAACAAAGTTCTGGAAATTAAGAACTAGAAAACAGGGCTATTACTGCGGCAATCAGAAATTTAATTAGAGAAGCAGCAAATCGTGATGTGGGtgacatataaaaatatatatgtgtatatataaaacTAGGAAGCCTATCTACCCAGGGGCATGCCGATGCTTGAACTTGTTGACGCTGAAAAGTGAGTGGAAGTGGATGGTATATCGGTAGAAACAGTGAAATCTGAAGACTGAGAATAGAAAGCTTGTTCCAGAGGAGAATATGTGGCTTTAGGCAGTGTGCTGGGTAGACGAGGCAAAGGCACTTCAAAGTGCAAGAGCTGGAGCACTTGCCTTATTTTGGGTCTCGAAGAAGGATCCGGATGAGAGCACCATAAGCCTATCACCACCAGCTGTTCCAATTCTGCCCTGTCAAACACTCCCTCTAAATTTTTGTCTGCTGCATCGAACAACCTGCcttcaccatacatctcccaaacCCATTCGACAAGTCGTACTTTTGGGCTTTGGAGGCTGTGATCTAGTACTGGCCTTCCGCAGGCTATTTCCAAGGCAACTGCGCCAAAGCTGAACACATCTGACTCTGGGCTAGATATTCCTGTAACTGCACATTCAGGTGCCAGGTATCCCAAAGTCCCTGCGACCTTGGTCGTTTGAAGCCATTGATCATGCTTAACCAGGCGTGCCAATCCGAAGTCCCCCAGTTTTGCATTGAATTGAGCATCAAGCAGAACGTTGCTGGACTTAATGTCTCTGTGCACTACACATTCATCCCATAACTCATGCAGATAAAGCAGCGCATTGGCTATGTCAGTGGCGATGCCATATCTGCGGCTCCACTCTACTTCTCCTCTCCTTTCACCAAAGAGAAAATTGTCTAGACTCCCATTAGGCATGTATTCGTAGACCAACAGCAGTTGGGCCTTCTCATGGCACCATCCCAACAGCTGAACCAAATTGCGATGCCTCAGACGGTTGATTGTGCTTATTTCGGCAAGGTATTCCTTTTTCCCTTGCTTTGATCCTGCAGATATGCGCTTCACTGCAACTATTTCATTTGATCTCACCAAAATGCCTTTGTACACATCCCCAAATCCTCCTCGTCCAAGCCTTTTCTCCTCGCTGAAATTACTGGTACTTAAAGTGAGCTCCTCGTATGTGAATTTCCGCGGAACATGTTCCATTGCTATTTCCATATCTATATCCACATTGACCGGCTGCTCTTCGTCTTCCATGGCATGGTTTTTCTCTTTGTTTCGCCATTTATAAATGGTGAAGGACACAAAAATCACTGCAATCAAAAGGCCAGAGCCGACTAATATGAATGCTTTCCATGTAACTTTCCTCTTCTCAGATGACTGTAATTCTGATGAACTAGAAATAACACTTGTGAAGTTCCAAGAAATTAGACGATGAATCTCGCTTGACTCAACAGCTGCGGCTGAAAAACCTACCACGATCTGTTCAGGAAGGTATTTTGTCAGATTTATCTTATGTGACAACTGGCGTGATGCTGTGCCATTTGATCCAGCATACACTACCAACATATTTTCTCGGCCTAGGTAATCTATCCTAGCATCCCATATCTTACTGTTATTCAATCTTTGTTCTAGAGGAACCGAGACTTCAGACGTAATATTATTGACATCAATTCCAATATGATTGTCATTTTTGTCCCAATTAGAACTGTTATATGTGTCGAATTCCACAGCTACAAGATGATTGGATAAATTACCATTATTATTGCGACTAAAAAGACCGAGCCATCCTCCGTCTCCACTGTATGGGACGTTATAACCTGTATCTGGAGAGGCCATGAAGAAAGCAAGTCCATCGCCACCATAATCATCATACCCAGACACATTGTCCCGAGTCCAGTTGATTTGGAATTGAAAATGAGTGGTGAAGTTGGCAAATGATTTATTAGAAGCGTTCCATAGCGGAATTGGATTATCGTAAACAACTCTGCCTGCAGTTCCGCTGAGTAAACCCCTTTCGTTGTTTGTAAGCTGGATTACGTTATCATCCAGAACAACGGCATCACCGTCTCGCCGAACAAGTTTATCGCCATCTAATTTGAAGCTAATGGGCACATTTTCCGCTTCTGTAACAGAAATTTTGAACAGAAAACACTGTGCTACTATATAAATAGCAAGTGCTGTTGAGATACTATGAGCCATTAAACTATACTTTGGAGCCTACTGAGATTATCAAAGAATGCTTCCGCCTGCAGTAAATTTGTGATGGATTCCTGAGTTCAATTTTCGAAGgtaatgatattatattatatccTGACAATTATAAAAATATCGCCTCTTCTGCAAATTCCAGAAGGACGATGACTGGGCAAGGGAAAGACTTTATGAACCATTTAACAAGTCGCAGCGGAAGACCTAAAGAAATATTGAATAAGTAGCTGGTCAAAATTGTATAGCTAATACGAAAAGTAGCCTGAGAATAATCATAAACTGGTTATATTAAATTAGTCTTGtttaaagtaaaaaataaaatgGTCATAAATGATTTTGAGAAGGGTGAAGTTAGGATGAGCATCCCTTAAACCTTGTCTCCGTGTGTGTTGAgaacatatttttctattttttcattcaGAGCTGGAAAAAACGCAGATgggatattaattttttttataaagtaataataaatatataattacttGGAGGTAAATTATatgttagaattttttttaataataaatatttaatatattttataaagtaatatttttttttttatatataatgagttcatttgaatataaaatttgtttataagattttttttatttttgtaagtaAAGAATTTATGAAAGTTTTTctattaaaaataatattgataataataatataacaacaatgataaaaatttaataatatattaattataatttaataaaaatatcaatataatacattaataataatataatataagcataataaaaataaactaatataatttaaatattttaatattaataatgtAATAGTATAtttattgaaattttttaataTTAAGGTTAGGACTTCCTAAAGTCATTtaggattaaaaaaaatgatattattttataattcaTGAGTGATGAAAAAAATTTAGGTTTTTCAATATTTTAAAGTTATAGTTATGATTTTAAGTATTCCATTTAATATTTTAAACTAAGATTATATtataacataaaaatatataataataatagtcATATATGATTTTATTGAAAACGGATGGTAGTTATGTTTTCACCAAAACACGATCTATATAGATAGAATTTGATGTTCATTTGCATGTCTGTTGTTAATTTATTATTACCCTAGGTTGCATATGATAGATCTTCTAATGGATGACAACATTTAAGTAGATAAGTAGATATGTGAAGAAAATGTTGGATTGTATTGGAAATTGTATTCAAATCAtgaaaaccctaacccaaatttatTCAAATTATAAGTTTTAATAGGTTTTTCTCtagccaaatatatatatatatatatatatatatatatatatatatatatatatatatatatatatatatatatatatatatatatatatatatatatatatatatatatatatatatatatatatatatatatatatatatatatattgtaaagtaTTACTTTGGTGAGTATTAAAGTGAAACTACAAAGAATTGACATGGAAAACATTTCTAACCCAAAGATGagcattttttattaattaaaccaaATAATTGTAAAGCAAAGTAAAATAACTCTTAATCCTCAAACTAAATCAATTTTATAATAACTAATATTAAATTATGGTCATGTTAAAGTAATTAATAAATGCTCAATTACAATTAGGGCTCAATCAAGGTTATAATTCAGCTAGAATTAGAAAACCATTCAATTATGGTTACAATTAGTATTAAAGTTATGTTTAACAATATAGTTTAATAAACAAATTGGGTTAAGAttaggcttaggattagggttCTATTGCATTTCTAAAATGATTTAGTTTCATTTATAATCGTATTTTTTCTTtttagaattaattttttttttttttgtgtcatgcCCAAATTTTTTCTAATGGACAAtacacaacactccacaattttttattattaaacacATAATCTATTAGCATAGCTTGCCACACATGGATGTAATGTGAGCCTATATGCACTAACGAATGATTCTTTCACAACAATTTTGTAGGTATGCTGCCCACATGTAGGGAAAGAGGGGACAattcaagcacacaagcacatgcACATCATCGCAAACACACTAGGGATAATCGTTTAGGTGTGATCAAGTTTGGTTGTGATGATTTGACTTGATTCCACATTTAAAATGCCTAGTTTGGCCCAAACTAGAATTAATAGTACCCCTATAATATTGAggctccattatattcctaaaggTGTCAGGAGTTATATACAATTATATTATCATTCATGATTATTAacattaataatgttatcaaatctaATATTGATTATATCATGGTTGGAACGTAAGGAGATATTAATGCGACATCAAATGAATAAAGTGTAAATGGGTTTTATTAGAGGTTGGAGGTAATGGAGGCAAGAGGCCATTTATCATCCCAAGCTAGCTTCTCACTTAGGGATGATTCATTGCATGAGAAGCAGCCTATTTGTGTCCCTAAAGAAAAGAGGGGGCTTGGCATTATGTGTCCCTTCAAGGAGCAAGGGGGGAAACATTTTTTATGTATGCAATTAGTGTATTCACATTTGATTAGTGATTTGTTGAGAACTTGAGGAGACATTAGATATACTCAGAGGAGGTGGAATTTCAAAAGAAAGGTGTCTCATGTGAAGGCATTTGGTTGTTGATTTGTGCAACAATGGAGGGATTGTTTTCACAACACTTGAGGAGGTGATAGACGCACTCAGAGGATATGTGAACTTTTGGAGGAAAGGAATCTCATGTGCAACACTAGAGGAGACATTGGACAC is a genomic window of Cryptomeria japonica chromosome 7, Sugi_1.0, whole genome shotgun sequence containing:
- the LOC131037068 gene encoding L-type lectin-domain containing receptor kinase IX.1 → MAHSISTALAIYIVAQCFLFKISVTEAENVPISFKLDGDKLVRRDGDAVVLDDNVIQLTNNERGLLSGTAGRVVYDNPIPLWNASNKSFANFTTHFQFQINWTRDNVSGYDDYGGDGLAFFMASPDTGYNVPYSGDGGWLGLFSRNNNGNLSNHLVAVEFDTYNSSNWDKNDNHIGIDVNNITSEVSVPLEQRLNNSKIWDARIDYLGRENMLVVYAGSNGTASRQLSHKINLTKYLPEQIVVGFSAAAVESSEIHRLISWNFTSVISSSSELQSSEKRKVTWKAFILVGSGLLIAVIFVSFTIYKWRNKEKNHAMEDEEQPVNVDIDMEIAMEHVPRKFTYEELTLSTSNFSEEKRLGRGGFGDVYKGILVRSNEIVAVKRISAGSKQGKKEYLAEISTINRLRHRNLVQLLGWCHEKAQLLLVYEYMPNGSLDNFLFGERRGEVEWSRRYGIATDIANALLYLHELWDECVVHRDIKSSNVLLDAQFNAKLGDFGLARLVKHDQWLQTTKVAGTLGYLAPECAVTGISSPESDVFSFGAVALEIACGRPVLDHSLQSPKVRLVEWVWEMYGEGRLFDAADKNLEGVFDRAELEQLVVIGLWCSHPDPSSRPKIRQVLQLLHFEVPLPRLPSTLPKATYSPLEQAFYSQSSDFTVSTDIPSTSTHFSASTSSSIGMPLGR